A window of the Helianthus annuus cultivar XRQ/B chromosome 4, HanXRQr2.0-SUNRISE, whole genome shotgun sequence genome harbors these coding sequences:
- the LOC110940377 gene encoding nucleoprotein TPR isoform X4 has translation MEAAASVALAARGVSITMPVSQSQSSRKEWRVVSDHHVQNSGNEDLDRSKLGQGDERLIYEGGETVNVDYFSVDGVSEHELHLDEVVKQREELQHLEVNLKARLIARSEVIGIQERFDSQIKEHITSNVKLQEQLHEREKTIMDLQRTLDDKDKELHAIRLDHEAAWAKEDLLREQNKELATFRRERDNSEAERAQHIQKIHELQEHVQEKERQLMELQEQHRVAQETIIYKDEQIREAQAWIARVQEMDALQSTTNHSLQAELRERTEQYNQLWLGCQRQFSEMERLHLQTLQQLEKELSEAREKSGNNSSHANKTTVKEMTQFVDASGNQLNPNGDSRGLQNGDAEVVSSQTDNIATVQMTPQSLHGMPTYFPSGQLTALPPFILHHPQNVNSHLLQSHVGQFHSLPASSSIPHWQTQQTFSEGLQMPNNEQYPSQNDQNPMRPETNYDYEASVNGQTMRSEFMDGVSSKNEEEQSLQHISSQFHASLRLNPSDNDITHQEKSLTFMSNHGGEAQISSTGQLASVVIASQAIQSVKVSEAAPNKVDSVTQNSFSVGKTAEKALFDEETLLACVVRTIPPGTGGRIQISTTLLSRLTKMLAPLRWANYENKHGKLDVFLGSHPELFVIEGDYIQVREGAQEIIAGMVARAKIRAATVAASAANSHPSALSSVAVTPMAQTRMKRAPSVNSNFNESQSPNGGSFNPVGVRVTANGNGTNLNRHSFGNQGKVINDGRSGSNYHGKQQGRSTGSLPGSRK, from the exons ATGGAGGCCGCCGCTAGCGTCGCCCTAGCGGCGCGTGGTGTTTCGATTACCATGCCGGTTTCTCAATCTCAGTCTTCTCGGAAAGAATGGCGTGTTGTTTCCGATCATCATGTTCAAAACTCCGGTAACGAG GATTTGGACCGGTCAAAGTTAGGTCAGGGTGATGAGAGATTGATATATGAG GGTGGAGAGACTGTGAATGTGGACTACTTTTCGGTTGATGGGGTTTCGGAGCATGAATTGCATCTTGATGAGGTTGTGAAACAAAGGGAGGAGCTTCAGCATTTGGAGGTTAATTTGAAGGCTAGATTGATTGCTAGATCAGAAGTGATTGGGATTCAGGAACGGTTTGATTCGCAGATTAAAGAGCATATTACTTCAAATGTTAAACTTCAG GAACAACTGCATGAAAGGGAAAAGACTATAATGGACTTGCAAAGAACTTTGGATGATAAGGATAAAGAGCTTCATGCAATTAGATTGGACCATGAAGCG GCATGGGCTAAAGAGGACCTCTTACGTGAGCAAAACAAAGAACTCGCAACTTTTCG GAGAGAACGTGATAATTCTGAAGCTGAAAGGGCTCAGCATATTCAAAAAATCCATGAATTACAAGAACATGTTCAAGAAAAGGAAAGGCAGCTCATGGAATTGCAGGAACAG CATAGAGTTGCTCAAGAAACTATCATATATAAAGACGAGCAGATAAGGGAAGCACAAGCGTGGATTGCACGGGTCCAGGAGATGGATGCTTTGCAGTCAACAACAAATCACTCATTGCAAGCTGAACTCAGAGAACGCACAGAACAATACAACCAGCTTTGGCTTGGTTGCCAGAGACAG TTTTCTGAGATGGAGAGGCTTCATCTACAAACATTACAACAGCTTGAGAAAGAGTTATCTGAGGCAAGAGAAAAGAGTGGAAATAATTCGTCACATGCTAATAAAACCACCGTGAAGGAAATGACTCAGTTTGTTGATGCAAGTGGAAACCAGTTGAACCCTAATGGTGATTCAAGGGGTCTCCAAAATGGTGATGCAGAAGTTGTCTCTTCTCAG ACAGACAATATCGCTACTGTTCAAATGACTCCTCAGTCGTTACATGGAATGCCGACATACTTTCCATCTGGACAACTGACGGCTCTGCCTCCATTTATTTTGCATCACCCACAAAATGTGAATTCACATCTTCTTCAGTCGCATGTTGGCCAGTTTCATTCTTTACCTGCAAGTTCATCCATCCCACATTGGCAGACTCAACAG ACTTTCTCAGAAGGTTTACAGATGCCAAACAATGAACAGTATCCTTCCCAAAATGATCAAAATCCAATGAGACCTGAAACTAATTACGACTATGAAGCATCTGTAAATGGACAAACTATGCGTTCTGAATTTATGGATGGAGTTTCTTCCAAAAACGAGGAGGAACAA AGTCTGCAACATATCTCTTCTCAGTTTCATGCTTCTCTAAGGCTGAATCCATCTGACAATGACATTACACATCAG GAAAAAAGTTTAACTTTTATGTCTAATCATGGCGGTGAAGCTCAAATTTCAAGCACGGGACAACTCGCTTCTGTTGTCATTGCATCACAAGCTATTCAGTCAGTTAAGGTTAGCGAGGCTGCACCGAACAAGGTGGACAGCGTTACACAGAATAGTTTCTCAGTAGGAAAGACTGCAGAGAAGGCTCTATTCGATGAAGAAACTTTGTTGGCGTGTGTTGTTCGCACAATACCGCCTGGTACTGGTGGAAGAATACAAATCAGCACAACG CTTTTGAGTAGGCTCACAAAAATGCTAGCGCCACTTCGTTGGGCCAATTACGAGAATAAACATGGAAAACTTGATGTTTTTTTGGGTAGTCATCCTGAA TTGTTTGTGATAGAAGGGGATTATATTCAGGTGCGCGAGGGTGCACAAGAAATCATAGCTGGAATGGTGGCTCGTGCGAAAATACGTGCCGCCACTGTTGCCGCTTCTGCAGCTAATTCTCACCCATCAGCATTGTCTTCTGTTGCTGTCACACCTATGGCTCAAACCCGAATGAAGCGGGCCCCGTCTGTTAATTCGAATTTTAACGAGTCTCAGAGTCCGAATGGTGGTTCATTCAATCCTGTAGGTGTGAGAGTTACGGCAAATGGTAATGGAACGAATTTAAATAGACACAGTTTCGGGAATCAAGGCAAGGTTATTAACGATGGGCGGTCTGGTTCGAATTACCATGGGAAACAGCAGGGCAG GTCTACTGGATCTTTACCCGGTTCCAGAAAATA G
- the LOC110940377 gene encoding nucleoprotein TPR isoform X2 produces the protein MEAAASVALAARGVSITMPVSQSQSSRKEWRVVSDHHVQNSGNEDLDRSKLGQGDERLIYEVHQGGETVNVDYFSVDGVSEHELHLDEVVKQREELQHLEVNLKARLIARSEVIGIQERFDSQIKEHITSNVKLQEQLHEREKTIMDLQRTLDDKDKELHAIRLDHEAAWAKEDLLREQNKELATFRRERDNSEAERAQHIQKIHELQEHVQEKERQLMELQEQHRVAQETIIYKDEQIREAQAWIARVQEMDALQSTTNHSLQAELRERTEQYNQLWLGCQRQFSEMERLHLQTLQQLEKELSEAREKSGNNSSHANKTTVKEMTQFVDASGNQLNPNGDSRGLQNGDAEVVSSQTDNIATVQMTPQSLHGMPTYFPSGQLTALPPFILHHPQNVNSHLLQSHVGQFHSLPASSSIPHWQTQQTFSEGLQMPNNEQYPSQNDQNPMRPETNYDYEASVNGQTMRSEFMDGVSSKNEEEQSLQHISSQFHASLRLNPSDNDITHQEKSLTFMSNHGGEAQISSTGQLASVVIASQAIQSVKVSEAAPNKVDSVTQNSFSVGKTAEKALFDEETLLACVVRTIPPGTGGRIQISTTLLSRLTKMLAPLRWANYENKHGKLDVFLGSHPELFVIEGDYIQVREGAQEIIAGMVARAKIRAATVAASAANSHPSALSSVAVTPMAQTRMKRAPSVNSNFNESQSPNGGSFNPVGVRVTANGNGTNLNRHSFGNQGKVINDGRSGSNYHGKQQGRSTGSLPGSRK, from the exons ATGGAGGCCGCCGCTAGCGTCGCCCTAGCGGCGCGTGGTGTTTCGATTACCATGCCGGTTTCTCAATCTCAGTCTTCTCGGAAAGAATGGCGTGTTGTTTCCGATCATCATGTTCAAAACTCCGGTAACGAG GATTTGGACCGGTCAAAGTTAGGTCAGGGTGATGAGAGATTGATATATGAG GTGCATCAGGGTGGAGAGACTGTGAATGTGGACTACTTTTCGGTTGATGGGGTTTCGGAGCATGAATTGCATCTTGATGAGGTTGTGAAACAAAGGGAGGAGCTTCAGCATTTGGAGGTTAATTTGAAGGCTAGATTGATTGCTAGATCAGAAGTGATTGGGATTCAGGAACGGTTTGATTCGCAGATTAAAGAGCATATTACTTCAAATGTTAAACTTCAG GAACAACTGCATGAAAGGGAAAAGACTATAATGGACTTGCAAAGAACTTTGGATGATAAGGATAAAGAGCTTCATGCAATTAGATTGGACCATGAAGCG GCATGGGCTAAAGAGGACCTCTTACGTGAGCAAAACAAAGAACTCGCAACTTTTCG GAGAGAACGTGATAATTCTGAAGCTGAAAGGGCTCAGCATATTCAAAAAATCCATGAATTACAAGAACATGTTCAAGAAAAGGAAAGGCAGCTCATGGAATTGCAGGAACAG CATAGAGTTGCTCAAGAAACTATCATATATAAAGACGAGCAGATAAGGGAAGCACAAGCGTGGATTGCACGGGTCCAGGAGATGGATGCTTTGCAGTCAACAACAAATCACTCATTGCAAGCTGAACTCAGAGAACGCACAGAACAATACAACCAGCTTTGGCTTGGTTGCCAGAGACAG TTTTCTGAGATGGAGAGGCTTCATCTACAAACATTACAACAGCTTGAGAAAGAGTTATCTGAGGCAAGAGAAAAGAGTGGAAATAATTCGTCACATGCTAATAAAACCACCGTGAAGGAAATGACTCAGTTTGTTGATGCAAGTGGAAACCAGTTGAACCCTAATGGTGATTCAAGGGGTCTCCAAAATGGTGATGCAGAAGTTGTCTCTTCTCAG ACAGACAATATCGCTACTGTTCAAATGACTCCTCAGTCGTTACATGGAATGCCGACATACTTTCCATCTGGACAACTGACGGCTCTGCCTCCATTTATTTTGCATCACCCACAAAATGTGAATTCACATCTTCTTCAGTCGCATGTTGGCCAGTTTCATTCTTTACCTGCAAGTTCATCCATCCCACATTGGCAGACTCAACAG ACTTTCTCAGAAGGTTTACAGATGCCAAACAATGAACAGTATCCTTCCCAAAATGATCAAAATCCAATGAGACCTGAAACTAATTACGACTATGAAGCATCTGTAAATGGACAAACTATGCGTTCTGAATTTATGGATGGAGTTTCTTCCAAAAACGAGGAGGAACAA AGTCTGCAACATATCTCTTCTCAGTTTCATGCTTCTCTAAGGCTGAATCCATCTGACAATGACATTACACATCAG GAAAAAAGTTTAACTTTTATGTCTAATCATGGCGGTGAAGCTCAAATTTCAAGCACGGGACAACTCGCTTCTGTTGTCATTGCATCACAAGCTATTCAGTCAGTTAAGGTTAGCGAGGCTGCACCGAACAAGGTGGACAGCGTTACACAGAATAGTTTCTCAGTAGGAAAGACTGCAGAGAAGGCTCTATTCGATGAAGAAACTTTGTTGGCGTGTGTTGTTCGCACAATACCGCCTGGTACTGGTGGAAGAATACAAATCAGCACAACG CTTTTGAGTAGGCTCACAAAAATGCTAGCGCCACTTCGTTGGGCCAATTACGAGAATAAACATGGAAAACTTGATGTTTTTTTGGGTAGTCATCCTGAA TTGTTTGTGATAGAAGGGGATTATATTCAGGTGCGCGAGGGTGCACAAGAAATCATAGCTGGAATGGTGGCTCGTGCGAAAATACGTGCCGCCACTGTTGCCGCTTCTGCAGCTAATTCTCACCCATCAGCATTGTCTTCTGTTGCTGTCACACCTATGGCTCAAACCCGAATGAAGCGGGCCCCGTCTGTTAATTCGAATTTTAACGAGTCTCAGAGTCCGAATGGTGGTTCATTCAATCCTGTAGGTGTGAGAGTTACGGCAAATGGTAATGGAACGAATTTAAATAGACACAGTTTCGGGAATCAAGGCAAGGTTATTAACGATGGGCGGTCTGGTTCGAATTACCATGGGAAACAGCAGGGCAG GTCTACTGGATCTTTACCCGGTTCCAGAAAATA G
- the LOC110940377 gene encoding nucleoprotein TPR isoform X6 — MEAAASVALAARGVSITMPVSQSQSSRKEWRVVSDHHVQNSGNEGGETVNVDYFSVDGVSEHELHLDEVVKQREELQHLEVNLKARLIARSEVIGIQERFDSQIKEHITSNVKLQEQLHEREKTIMDLQRTLDDKDKELHAIRLDHEAAWAKEDLLREQNKELATFRRERDNSEAERAQHIQKIHELQEHVQEKERQLMELQEQHRVAQETIIYKDEQIREAQAWIARVQEMDALQSTTNHSLQAELRERTEQYNQLWLGCQRQFSEMERLHLQTLQQLEKELSEAREKSGNNSSHANKTTVKEMTQFVDASGNQLNPNGDSRGLQNGDAEVVSSQTDNIATVQMTPQSLHGMPTYFPSGQLTALPPFILHHPQNVNSHLLQSHVGQFHSLPASSSIPHWQTQQTFSEGLQMPNNEQYPSQNDQNPMRPETNYDYEASVNGQTMRSEFMDGVSSKNEEEQQSLQHISSQFHASLRLNPSDNDITHQEKSLTFMSNHGGEAQISSTGQLASVVIASQAIQSVKVSEAAPNKVDSVTQNSFSVGKTAEKALFDEETLLACVVRTIPPGTGGRIQISTTLLSRLTKMLAPLRWANYENKHGKLDVFLGSHPELFVIEGDYIQVREGAQEIIAGMVARAKIRAATVAASAANSHPSALSSVAVTPMAQTRMKRAPSVNSNFNESQSPNGGSFNPVGVRVTANGNGTNLNRHSFGNQGKVINDGRSGSNYHGKQQGRSTGSLPGSRK; from the exons ATGGAGGCCGCCGCTAGCGTCGCCCTAGCGGCGCGTGGTGTTTCGATTACCATGCCGGTTTCTCAATCTCAGTCTTCTCGGAAAGAATGGCGTGTTGTTTCCGATCATCATGTTCAAAACTCCGGTAACGAG GGTGGAGAGACTGTGAATGTGGACTACTTTTCGGTTGATGGGGTTTCGGAGCATGAATTGCATCTTGATGAGGTTGTGAAACAAAGGGAGGAGCTTCAGCATTTGGAGGTTAATTTGAAGGCTAGATTGATTGCTAGATCAGAAGTGATTGGGATTCAGGAACGGTTTGATTCGCAGATTAAAGAGCATATTACTTCAAATGTTAAACTTCAG GAACAACTGCATGAAAGGGAAAAGACTATAATGGACTTGCAAAGAACTTTGGATGATAAGGATAAAGAGCTTCATGCAATTAGATTGGACCATGAAGCG GCATGGGCTAAAGAGGACCTCTTACGTGAGCAAAACAAAGAACTCGCAACTTTTCG GAGAGAACGTGATAATTCTGAAGCTGAAAGGGCTCAGCATATTCAAAAAATCCATGAATTACAAGAACATGTTCAAGAAAAGGAAAGGCAGCTCATGGAATTGCAGGAACAG CATAGAGTTGCTCAAGAAACTATCATATATAAAGACGAGCAGATAAGGGAAGCACAAGCGTGGATTGCACGGGTCCAGGAGATGGATGCTTTGCAGTCAACAACAAATCACTCATTGCAAGCTGAACTCAGAGAACGCACAGAACAATACAACCAGCTTTGGCTTGGTTGCCAGAGACAG TTTTCTGAGATGGAGAGGCTTCATCTACAAACATTACAACAGCTTGAGAAAGAGTTATCTGAGGCAAGAGAAAAGAGTGGAAATAATTCGTCACATGCTAATAAAACCACCGTGAAGGAAATGACTCAGTTTGTTGATGCAAGTGGAAACCAGTTGAACCCTAATGGTGATTCAAGGGGTCTCCAAAATGGTGATGCAGAAGTTGTCTCTTCTCAG ACAGACAATATCGCTACTGTTCAAATGACTCCTCAGTCGTTACATGGAATGCCGACATACTTTCCATCTGGACAACTGACGGCTCTGCCTCCATTTATTTTGCATCACCCACAAAATGTGAATTCACATCTTCTTCAGTCGCATGTTGGCCAGTTTCATTCTTTACCTGCAAGTTCATCCATCCCACATTGGCAGACTCAACAG ACTTTCTCAGAAGGTTTACAGATGCCAAACAATGAACAGTATCCTTCCCAAAATGATCAAAATCCAATGAGACCTGAAACTAATTACGACTATGAAGCATCTGTAAATGGACAAACTATGCGTTCTGAATTTATGGATGGAGTTTCTTCCAAAAACGAGGAGGAACAA CAGAGTCTGCAACATATCTCTTCTCAGTTTCATGCTTCTCTAAGGCTGAATCCATCTGACAATGACATTACACATCAG GAAAAAAGTTTAACTTTTATGTCTAATCATGGCGGTGAAGCTCAAATTTCAAGCACGGGACAACTCGCTTCTGTTGTCATTGCATCACAAGCTATTCAGTCAGTTAAGGTTAGCGAGGCTGCACCGAACAAGGTGGACAGCGTTACACAGAATAGTTTCTCAGTAGGAAAGACTGCAGAGAAGGCTCTATTCGATGAAGAAACTTTGTTGGCGTGTGTTGTTCGCACAATACCGCCTGGTACTGGTGGAAGAATACAAATCAGCACAACG CTTTTGAGTAGGCTCACAAAAATGCTAGCGCCACTTCGTTGGGCCAATTACGAGAATAAACATGGAAAACTTGATGTTTTTTTGGGTAGTCATCCTGAA TTGTTTGTGATAGAAGGGGATTATATTCAGGTGCGCGAGGGTGCACAAGAAATCATAGCTGGAATGGTGGCTCGTGCGAAAATACGTGCCGCCACTGTTGCCGCTTCTGCAGCTAATTCTCACCCATCAGCATTGTCTTCTGTTGCTGTCACACCTATGGCTCAAACCCGAATGAAGCGGGCCCCGTCTGTTAATTCGAATTTTAACGAGTCTCAGAGTCCGAATGGTGGTTCATTCAATCCTGTAGGTGTGAGAGTTACGGCAAATGGTAATGGAACGAATTTAAATAGACACAGTTTCGGGAATCAAGGCAAGGTTATTAACGATGGGCGGTCTGGTTCGAATTACCATGGGAAACAGCAGGGCAG GTCTACTGGATCTTTACCCGGTTCCAGAAAATA G
- the LOC110940377 gene encoding nucleoprotein TPR isoform X3 translates to MEAAASVALAARGVSITMPVSQSQSSRKEWRVVSDHHVQNSGNEDLDRSKLGQGDERLIYEGGETVNVDYFSVDGVSEHELHLDEVVKQREELQHLEVNLKARLIARSEVIGIQERFDSQIKEHITSNVKLQEQLHEREKTIMDLQRTLDDKDKELHAIRLDHEAAWAKEDLLREQNKELATFRRERDNSEAERAQHIQKIHELQEHVQEKERQLMELQEQHRVAQETIIYKDEQIREAQAWIARVQEMDALQSTTNHSLQAELRERTEQYNQLWLGCQRQFSEMERLHLQTLQQLEKELSEAREKSGNNSSHANKTTVKEMTQFVDASGNQLNPNGDSRGLQNGDAEVVSSQTDNIATVQMTPQSLHGMPTYFPSGQLTALPPFILHHPQNVNSHLLQSHVGQFHSLPASSSIPHWQTQQTFSEGLQMPNNEQYPSQNDQNPMRPETNYDYEASVNGQTMRSEFMDGVSSKNEEEQQSLQHISSQFHASLRLNPSDNDITHQEKSLTFMSNHGGEAQISSTGQLASVVIASQAIQSVKVSEAAPNKVDSVTQNSFSVGKTAEKALFDEETLLACVVRTIPPGTGGRIQISTTLLSRLTKMLAPLRWANYENKHGKLDVFLGSHPELFVIEGDYIQVREGAQEIIAGMVARAKIRAATVAASAANSHPSALSSVAVTPMAQTRMKRAPSVNSNFNESQSPNGGSFNPVGVRVTANGNGTNLNRHSFGNQGKVINDGRSGSNYHGKQQGRSTGSLPGSRK, encoded by the exons ATGGAGGCCGCCGCTAGCGTCGCCCTAGCGGCGCGTGGTGTTTCGATTACCATGCCGGTTTCTCAATCTCAGTCTTCTCGGAAAGAATGGCGTGTTGTTTCCGATCATCATGTTCAAAACTCCGGTAACGAG GATTTGGACCGGTCAAAGTTAGGTCAGGGTGATGAGAGATTGATATATGAG GGTGGAGAGACTGTGAATGTGGACTACTTTTCGGTTGATGGGGTTTCGGAGCATGAATTGCATCTTGATGAGGTTGTGAAACAAAGGGAGGAGCTTCAGCATTTGGAGGTTAATTTGAAGGCTAGATTGATTGCTAGATCAGAAGTGATTGGGATTCAGGAACGGTTTGATTCGCAGATTAAAGAGCATATTACTTCAAATGTTAAACTTCAG GAACAACTGCATGAAAGGGAAAAGACTATAATGGACTTGCAAAGAACTTTGGATGATAAGGATAAAGAGCTTCATGCAATTAGATTGGACCATGAAGCG GCATGGGCTAAAGAGGACCTCTTACGTGAGCAAAACAAAGAACTCGCAACTTTTCG GAGAGAACGTGATAATTCTGAAGCTGAAAGGGCTCAGCATATTCAAAAAATCCATGAATTACAAGAACATGTTCAAGAAAAGGAAAGGCAGCTCATGGAATTGCAGGAACAG CATAGAGTTGCTCAAGAAACTATCATATATAAAGACGAGCAGATAAGGGAAGCACAAGCGTGGATTGCACGGGTCCAGGAGATGGATGCTTTGCAGTCAACAACAAATCACTCATTGCAAGCTGAACTCAGAGAACGCACAGAACAATACAACCAGCTTTGGCTTGGTTGCCAGAGACAG TTTTCTGAGATGGAGAGGCTTCATCTACAAACATTACAACAGCTTGAGAAAGAGTTATCTGAGGCAAGAGAAAAGAGTGGAAATAATTCGTCACATGCTAATAAAACCACCGTGAAGGAAATGACTCAGTTTGTTGATGCAAGTGGAAACCAGTTGAACCCTAATGGTGATTCAAGGGGTCTCCAAAATGGTGATGCAGAAGTTGTCTCTTCTCAG ACAGACAATATCGCTACTGTTCAAATGACTCCTCAGTCGTTACATGGAATGCCGACATACTTTCCATCTGGACAACTGACGGCTCTGCCTCCATTTATTTTGCATCACCCACAAAATGTGAATTCACATCTTCTTCAGTCGCATGTTGGCCAGTTTCATTCTTTACCTGCAAGTTCATCCATCCCACATTGGCAGACTCAACAG ACTTTCTCAGAAGGTTTACAGATGCCAAACAATGAACAGTATCCTTCCCAAAATGATCAAAATCCAATGAGACCTGAAACTAATTACGACTATGAAGCATCTGTAAATGGACAAACTATGCGTTCTGAATTTATGGATGGAGTTTCTTCCAAAAACGAGGAGGAACAA CAGAGTCTGCAACATATCTCTTCTCAGTTTCATGCTTCTCTAAGGCTGAATCCATCTGACAATGACATTACACATCAG GAAAAAAGTTTAACTTTTATGTCTAATCATGGCGGTGAAGCTCAAATTTCAAGCACGGGACAACTCGCTTCTGTTGTCATTGCATCACAAGCTATTCAGTCAGTTAAGGTTAGCGAGGCTGCACCGAACAAGGTGGACAGCGTTACACAGAATAGTTTCTCAGTAGGAAAGACTGCAGAGAAGGCTCTATTCGATGAAGAAACTTTGTTGGCGTGTGTTGTTCGCACAATACCGCCTGGTACTGGTGGAAGAATACAAATCAGCACAACG CTTTTGAGTAGGCTCACAAAAATGCTAGCGCCACTTCGTTGGGCCAATTACGAGAATAAACATGGAAAACTTGATGTTTTTTTGGGTAGTCATCCTGAA TTGTTTGTGATAGAAGGGGATTATATTCAGGTGCGCGAGGGTGCACAAGAAATCATAGCTGGAATGGTGGCTCGTGCGAAAATACGTGCCGCCACTGTTGCCGCTTCTGCAGCTAATTCTCACCCATCAGCATTGTCTTCTGTTGCTGTCACACCTATGGCTCAAACCCGAATGAAGCGGGCCCCGTCTGTTAATTCGAATTTTAACGAGTCTCAGAGTCCGAATGGTGGTTCATTCAATCCTGTAGGTGTGAGAGTTACGGCAAATGGTAATGGAACGAATTTAAATAGACACAGTTTCGGGAATCAAGGCAAGGTTATTAACGATGGGCGGTCTGGTTCGAATTACCATGGGAAACAGCAGGGCAG GTCTACTGGATCTTTACCCGGTTCCAGAAAATA G